Below is a genomic region from Sciurus carolinensis unplaced genomic scaffold, mSciCar1.2, whole genome shotgun sequence.
TGAGTAGTCCCAAAGACTACTTCttgtatgtgcatacacacatatagatacacacatatacattaatgtatatattttatttaatatatacatatctttttttttaaactggaaaagtCACAGAAATGGCGAAAAGTAGTTGCAGCAGGAGATAAGTGGGTATGGCTGTGAAAGGCTATAAAAGATCAATAGGAGGCATCTTTGTCAGGATAGAAATGTTGTCATCTTGACATCATCAATGTCAATATCCTGGCtatgacattttattatattttgtaagATGGTCCCATTGAAGGAAACTAGGTAAAGGTGACATGGGATCTCTCTATATTAGTTCTTCAAACTGTAAGTGAATGTACACCTAtcctaaaattaaacatttaattttgtttaggaCAAATTAGGGAAAACCCACCCTCTGAGAACCAAGTTTTATTCAATGGGATACTGTCTATATTCTATACTCAGAATTCTGTCTAGCTGTTCAGAACACTTCACAAAGAATTGTGTAATCTAGTGTGGACTTTGTGACCCTGAGTGATACCCAGGTAAAGGCATCCTATGGATACCTTGTGAACatagtttatttttcataaagagTGCACAGAGCAAGGCAAGTTGAAATGATAGAGTCTCCCATTGGTTCTTATGGAAACTTTCTCCAGCTGGATTGTTTGTCTACTAGATTGCTGCTCAGAGTTCTGAAGTAAACATCTAAATCAGTCAACGGACgagttttgcagtgctggggattgaactaagccccttatgtatgctaggcaagcactctatcattgaatcacatctccagcccagccAACACTCTTGAAAGTCTAAAATTCTTATGAGATTAAGCTTTAGTGCAATTAATTGCAAAATCAAGATGGAAAGGAATATATGCACTAATATCTGATGCACAGAAAAtcaaaaacacaccatgcacatggggACTCAGGAGTGAAAAAAACACTTCTTGATGAAAGTGTAAACACATTACTTGATTCGGTTTAACTCATTTTTCATTATCAATGCACACATTTTCCTTGTAATTGTTTCTAATTAGGAGATCTTCTATTTTTTGCTGTATGAAATATCAACCAGGATTTAGCTTTTCCTGAAAGATACTGACTGACACCTCTAAAATCACAGTAGGAGAAAATTTCTCTTAGATGAGAAGACAGAATTTGGTGCCAGGCCCACCTATCATCCAGCCATCAGAAACATCAATTGGCAGCATAGATTACaagaaaaagcacaaataaaaaggtttcattttgtttatgtttttaaaagtgttaaaGCAATTTCATTAATAACATTTGCCAAAAGTGAAAGATGATAAAGTAAAAGTGCCAATCTTAACTACCTGGAACACTAAGCTATTTATATCTCTAAGAAAACAGACCCAAATAGGTAAATTCGAAAGCTTACTACTTGTTAATTTACATAAACAAAGACAATGAATTGGCATTAATTCTCACAAGGCTATTGTATTCTGATTTTCATAAGCAATTTTCTTCTAAACTTTCAAAACATGCTTGAATAAATACAGTGTAAATAgaggtttatatatttttttgtaggTATCAGAAAATTCAAGTTCAAGAATGAGTCATGAACATCAATTGTTAAATCTGATAACACTTTTATTCTTAGCCTAAGGAGTTTGCCTtgcagtcatccctcagtatctcTGGGGGATTGTTTCCAATGCCTccgtggataccaaaatccatggatgttcAAGTCCCTCAGTAAAATAGTATAGTATTTGTTTATAAACTGCTCGGATAGTCCATAtcctttaaatcatttctagatggTTTATAATATCCAATACAATATAAATGCCATGCAAGttgttgttatactgtattgtttaaggaaaaaaatgaccaaagaatGTACGTGTTCAATACACACATGCaacttttttccaaatattcctcATCCAGAGTTGGTTGAATGTACAGATGCAGAACACACCAATATGGAAGATCAATTATTTGATTTGTATATGTCAGCCTCACCATAAATGTTCTCTGAATTAAACTTATATAAGACCAatgaaaaaaaagcaaggaagatACTTTCCAGCACAATATAGGGAACTATCTTTCAAACAGTGAAAGGAGATGCAAGATCAGGTAGCTTCCATCTAAGTGAAAGTTCACATAAGTTAGGTCACTATATGTAGGAGTTCTATGGAGCAGACTTACCCCAGAGTAGGAAATTGAAGTAGATGGACAGATTTAGCTTTCCTAGAAAGCTCTTCAATCCTATTTCTGCATTTTCACCCTGGACAGAAAGTCCCTCAGAGCCTGGTGGACCTGCTTATTGCGCAGGGTGTAGATGACAGGGTTCAGCAGTGGGGTCAATACTGTGTTCACAAGAGCAGCCTCTCTGTTGGAGTCCAGCCTGCTCGCTTGCTTTGGTTTCACATATATGAAGACACAACTGCCATACATCAGAGAGAGGACGATGAGGTGAGATGAACAGGTGGAGAATGCTTTCTGTCGTTCCTTGGCTGATGGGAGACGCATGATTGTGAACATTATGTTGCTATATGCAATGATGGTTATGATGAGGGATGTGAAAAGGATAAATGAAATCAAAGCAAAGGCCAGAGTTTCAATAGATCTGGTATCAGAACAGGAGAGATGAATCAGTGGGCCGAGATCACAGAAAAAGTGAGGGATGACCCGTGGACCACAGAAGGACAGCTGGGAAACCTTCAGGATCAGACCAGTGATAATAATGGAGGACACAGTGTAGCAGAAAAAAACTAGGAGGAAACAAACCCTCAGGTTCATGATGGTTGGGTAGTGTAAAGGCTTGCAAATAGCCAAGTATCGATCCAAGGACATCACAGTCATGAGGAAGAAAATTGTTgacccaagaaataaaaaagaaaaggcttgtgTGAGACAAGATGTAAAATTAATTGTCTGCTGTCCTAAAAGAAAGATGGACAGCAGTTTAGGAATAACGGTGGTGATGAAACAgaattcacagaaagaaaaactgctgaggaagaagtacataggTGTTTGCAGGCGATGGTCAGTCCAGGTGATGGTGATTATGAACATGTTTCCTGTGACAGAGGCTAGGTATGCCAGCAAGTGCACCAGGAAGAGGAGCTTTCCCACATGCTGAACTGCAGGAAACCCCTCCAGGGTGAACTCTGCAATGGTTGTCTCATTTCCAAGCCTCATGTTTTCTCCAATTCTTTGTCTGTCATCAACCCTCTTTCATCTGTTAGGCAGAAAATACTACCACCCATTAAGAAAGGATTTAATGGATAGTCACTCTTCAAAACAATGATGACAGCAACAAAACTGCTTGTGGTTACTATTCTGAATgacttgttttctattttttaaataatttattacgAATTATGTTGAACTTTTCCCATTGTCAAATTGTATATCTTGAACATTgatttttctggtattttcatttttgtttggttgtttttgagaataattttataaacaatgtaACTTTTGTGAAAAATAGTATTTTGGAAATACTTTGTAAGGTAAGAAAAATGCAGTatgaaaatcataatttttttcagacAAAATATACAGCTAGTGGATGACAAAGGCGAACACCCCAcagaaaatatcttttcatgGTGTAAAAATATTAGTTTCTATATTTATGGGATATGCATTCTATGGGTCCTCATATGTATTGACTGCAGCTCTCCAATAATTGGGCAAAAATCCATGCTATGTTGTCATGCTCCAACCcagttatttttctgaaatctgTTTAACCTGAGTCCTTTAACCAAGGCCCATGAGTATGCAAGAAAGCTCACAAGTATAGAATCTCATAATTATCCTGTACACAGATTTAAAAAACTATGTCTAGAGATGGGAAAAAATTGTTATGTAAGTTTATTGTTCAAGCTCAATGAATAAACATACAGGAGGCAAATCAGTGTTCCTTTCATTGTACCAACCTCATAGAATGGAAGTGTTTCCTTCTGCCATCAGTCATAACTTGCACATTCCTTTCTCTGTGAACATCACTGTTACATTGGAAGATTCTGGTGTAGATGGAATCACACCTAGATGCTCCTAGCAATCACCAgagaaacattaatatttttaagctaCTACCCAGCTAGAAAGCAGATGAAGTGATATCGAATCTGGTGAAATGATTCCACGAATGTTTTGGAAATCAGGCTCTAATTAATAAGTCACTGTAATTAAATTGTGTTTGATGTGATTTTTTGATTTGGCCAAACCTATTGCTTTAACTATGTATGCTCCACAATAGTAGCTTAATCATAACCAGTCTCTGGTTTAAATATTTGAGACATTAGATTGCAAATCATCCCCATGGTCAGAACTCACCAAGGAGTAGTTCACTGGGAACAGAGATTCCTTATTGATGTGCTGCTTTTATCTTCCAACAAACCAGGTTCATTCTCCTAGATTCaaggataggaaaaagaaaaaagaacactcttAACTGAGATCTACCCATCCTTGATCTATAGAACAACCAATGGATGTCTTAAGTCTTATTTGGAACACAATTATTAAGGCTAGTTGTTTTGAAGGAAGGCAGAAATTTCCATCAGTGGAACACTGTCAGTTTTCCCTGTGGCAATCTGGCTGATAAATCCTAGGGCATGGAGACAGTACCAAATACCTCAAACCTGTGCCAGTATTTGTGGGTATGGTTATTTAGAATTCCTGAacatatttttgttcattctatAGTGCATATTTAGTCACACTGGGACATTTATTTTGCATGGGGCATGATGATACAGTCCATCAAGAACACCAAACTTGGTTGGTTGTGCATCCATACCAAAAGAGACTCAGGAAAAGAAGACAATGAAGGTCAAATTTCCTTACTCGTGGACctgtttgttcattttgcttcaatttttggggggaggtgctggggattgaacccagggcctgtgcttgcgaggcaagcaatctaccaactgattTATATTGGCAGCCCcaggttgttgttttttttttttttttttgcggtgctagggattgaacccaaggccttatgtttttgaggcaagcactctaccaactgagctacatccccggcccccATTTTGCTTCGAATAGTGTGGCCCACCTTTCTGAGTTGGTGAGGATCATTGCAGTCataaatgaaaactatatttaaatgaCTCTATGCAATATTGGTACAGGATATTTGAAAATCATCCATGAGGTCACACAAATTCCAAAAGGACAAACTCCTGGAACACTCATTAGAGGAGTATAAAAGAGGAAGTAGGAACTAAAAATCACAATTGATACCCAGGAGACCTTTAATTGCTTATTGTCAGAAATAGAACATTTAGGTAGAAATTTATTGTTAATTACTATTTCAGTGCATATGGAAACATACTGTCATTCTCAATAATCTACATGGTCCTCTGTGACAGTTTTAGAGGTAGATTTTGCATCACTGCCCCAGGGGTATAAAACTTGTAAAATCACAAATTATGTATGTCAAGAAAGTCTTAAGCATCAGAGATACTTTTTACAATTAAgttgtccttttttaaaactctttaatctggcattttatttattgagatataatttgaatattataaaatgCCTTTTTTACATATGTAAACAGCCCTCTCACCACACAAATCAAACTATAAAACAACTCTTTCACCATAAATTTCCTCTGCCCTTCTCAgtcagaaaataattcatttatatcaacaaaaaacacttttgtttgttcttgaatGGGATAGAGCATGCATTTCTTGTTTGACTTTTGTTGTTCAACATGTTTCTGAGATTCCTCTACGCTCTTTCATGTGTCAGTGATCTATTCTTTTATATGCTTCGTGGTAGTCTGTTGTTGCAATATACcattttccatccttcctttggaggacatttataTCCTTTCC
It encodes:
- the LOC124975515 gene encoding olfactory receptor 6C74-like — encoded protein: MRLGNETTIAEFTLEGFPAVQHVGKLLFLVHLLAYLASVTGNMFIITITWTDHRLQTPMYFFLSSFSFCEFCFITTVIPKLLSIFLLGQQTINFTSCLTQAFSFLFLGSTIFFLMTVMSLDRYLAICKPLHYPTIMNLRVCFLLVFFCYTVSSIIITGLILKVSQLSFCGPRVIPHFFCDLGPLIHLSCSDTRSIETLAFALISFILFTSLIITIIAYSNIMFTIMRLPSAKERQKAFSTCSSHLIVLSLMYGSCVFIYVKPKQASRLDSNREAALVNTVLTPLLNPVIYTLRNKQVHQALRDFLSRVKMQK